The following are encoded in a window of Candidatus Latescibacterota bacterium genomic DNA:
- a CDS encoding endonuclease III domain-containing protein: protein MMRDDIPGKASGGSFFEIYEMLLSGFGPGGWWPVTPEKGRSPRYSGGPVNEQQRFEVAVGAVLTQNTAWKNAEKAIVNLTANSALAPERIIGIEVEKLAAMIRSSGYFNQKAARLQRLARYLLTVSRPTRESLLEINGIGPETADSIMLYAYDELCFVVDAYTRRIFSRIGLIGRRDSYDEIKARFETGIPPDAGIYQEYHALIVELAKRFCRKTPDCVTCPLNMVCSRSIT from the coding sequence ATGATGCGTGATGACATTCCAGGCAAGGCTTCAGGCGGCTCGTTTTTCGAGATATACGAAATGTTGCTCTCAGGATTCGGGCCCGGAGGCTGGTGGCCGGTGACTCCTGAAAAAGGCAGATCTCCCAGGTACTCGGGAGGGCCGGTGAATGAACAGCAGCGGTTCGAAGTCGCTGTGGGCGCTGTCCTCACCCAGAACACAGCGTGGAAGAACGCGGAAAAGGCGATCGTGAACCTGACGGCGAACTCTGCTCTAGCCCCGGAACGGATAATCGGTATAGAAGTGGAGAAGCTTGCAGCGATGATCAGGTCGTCAGGTTATTTTAATCAGAAAGCTGCCAGGCTTCAGAGGCTCGCTCGCTATCTTCTCACGGTCAGCAGGCCGACGAGAGAATCACTTCTCGAGATTAACGGTATCGGTCCGGAGACTGCCGATTCGATAATGCTATATGCTTATGATGAACTTTGTTTTGTGGTCGATGCATATACGAGACGGATATTTTCAAGGATCGGCCTGATCGGGCGGCGTGATTCGTACGATGAGATCAAGGCCAGGTTCGAGACCGGGATCCCACCTGACGCAGGGATCTATCAGGAATATCACGCCCTTATAGTAGAGCTCGCCAAACGCTTTTGTCGAAAGACCCCTGACTGCGTCACCTGCCCGTTGAATATGGTCTGCTCCCGCAGTATTACATGA